From the Halalkalicoccus sp. CGA53 genome, one window contains:
- a CDS encoding GNAT family N-acetyltransferase, producing MSVNVDLQVVGPGDAAEVEEAWRLKERIRAEEGVLKQRRGFFHEAYRRSTVHLLRVGGDLAGFVATRSDGYILFLAIAPDYRGEGLGRRLVETVADEHDRVTCHARTTNEEALVFYERVGFEMVRRIDGYYEDDGDAFYLRLGDGGIRGKLSEFIRR from the coding sequence GTGAGCGTCAACGTCGATCTACAGGTCGTCGGGCCGGGCGACGCGGCGGAGGTCGAGGAAGCGTGGCGACTGAAGGAGCGGATCCGCGCCGAGGAGGGCGTCCTGAAACAACGTCGTGGCTTCTTCCACGAGGCGTACCGCCGCTCGACGGTCCACCTGCTCCGAGTCGGCGGCGACCTCGCAGGGTTCGTCGCCACCCGAAGCGACGGCTACATCCTCTTTCTCGCCATCGCACCCGACTACCGGGGCGAGGGCCTCGGCCGACGGCTCGTCGAGACGGTCGCGGACGAACACGACCGAGTGACCTGTCACGCCCGAACGACCAACGAGGAGGCGCTCGTCTTCTACGAGCGCGTGGGCTTCGAGATGGTCAGGCGGATCGACGGCTACTACGAGGACGACGGCGACGCCTTCTACCTGCGACTCGGCGACGGAGGCATCCGTGGAAAGCTCTCGGAGTTCATCCGCCGCTGA
- a CDS encoding cation:proton antiporter, with protein MAIEVIGMLAAIFATSAVLLLLTRRYALPAIPVYLLSGVLVGVLALVEEGALLDLVQWGIAFLVFVFGISLEPDDLGGVGRDAGLVAVVQLLVTGVLVGAVGLGIGLGVEDALLLAIAGSLSSSLVSLGHLEREERPRVTHERLAGTIHFLEDVLAVLVLLVLSAFVYSPEPAPVQVVGGIGLLLGGYLFRRVLFDRVSALIEDPELLLLAGISLLVGFIAASEALGISIVVGAFAAGLAVSREYPLSIEVIDAIEDLEDFFSPIFFVTLGALVSVPSAETLGLALIVVLAVLIVNPLVTAFVAIRRGYDRRAATLTGLSLDQVSEFSLIVAITALGVGALLPALFDAIVLAAIVTMVVSAYTRRYDEAIHLALTDRGLFSGGQAPVTDRARVDDDLTDHVVIVGFGLEGQRVAEACVSADRPFVVVERDRSLVERFDERVDRYVVGNVTDREVWEAARLSEARLIVSTVIEEGRSARLLDLDPEAEVVVRARDTATATALLDRGALVVTVPDVLAGRRLAEDIERLVEDDAYRETLRERNQAEVDRLRAGTPEE; from the coding sequence GTGGCGATTGAGGTCATCGGGATGCTGGCGGCGATCTTCGCGACGTCGGCGGTCCTGTTGCTCCTCACGAGGCGGTACGCCCTCCCGGCGATACCGGTCTACCTCCTCTCGGGGGTTCTCGTCGGGGTACTGGCACTCGTCGAGGAGGGAGCGTTGTTGGATCTCGTCCAGTGGGGGATCGCCTTCCTCGTCTTCGTCTTCGGGATCTCGCTCGAGCCCGACGACCTCGGCGGGGTCGGCCGGGACGCGGGACTCGTCGCGGTCGTCCAACTGCTCGTCACCGGCGTCCTCGTCGGGGCCGTCGGCCTCGGGATCGGCCTCGGCGTCGAGGACGCCCTCCTGCTCGCGATCGCCGGCTCGCTCAGCTCCTCGCTCGTCAGCCTCGGACACTTAGAGCGGGAGGAACGGCCGCGGGTCACCCACGAACGGCTCGCCGGGACGATCCACTTCCTCGAGGACGTCCTCGCGGTCCTCGTGTTGCTCGTCCTCAGCGCATTCGTCTACTCGCCCGAACCGGCGCCGGTGCAGGTCGTCGGTGGGATAGGACTCCTCCTCGGCGGCTACCTCTTCCGACGAGTGCTCTTCGACCGGGTCTCGGCGCTGATCGAGGACCCGGAGTTGCTGTTACTGGCGGGGATCTCGCTGCTCGTCGGCTTCATCGCGGCGAGCGAAGCACTCGGGATCTCGATCGTCGTCGGGGCGTTCGCCGCCGGCCTCGCCGTCTCCCGGGAGTACCCGCTCTCGATCGAGGTGATCGACGCGATCGAGGACCTCGAGGACTTCTTCTCGCCGATCTTCTTCGTCACGCTCGGTGCGCTCGTCTCCGTCCCCTCGGCCGAGACGCTCGGTCTCGCGCTGATCGTCGTCCTCGCCGTCCTGATCGTGAACCCGCTGGTCACCGCGTTCGTCGCGATTCGCCGGGGCTACGACCGCCGGGCGGCGACGCTCACAGGCCTCAGCCTCGATCAGGTGAGCGAGTTCTCGCTGATCGTCGCGATCACAGCGCTGGGCGTCGGCGCGCTCCTCCCGGCGCTGTTCGACGCGATCGTCCTCGCCGCGATCGTCACGATGGTCGTCTCGGCCTACACCCGGCGGTACGACGAGGCGATCCACCTCGCGCTCACCGACCGGGGGCTGTTCTCGGGCGGCCAGGCGCCGGTCACGGACCGGGCTCGCGTCGACGACGACCTCACCGATCACGTCGTGATCGTCGGTTTCGGCCTCGAGGGCCAGCGGGTCGCCGAGGCGTGCGTCTCGGCCGACCGGCCGTTCGTCGTGGTAGAGCGCGACCGCTCGCTCGTCGAGCGCTTCGACGAGCGGGTCGATCGGTACGTCGTCGGTAACGTCACCGATCGAGAGGTTTGGGAGGCGGCTCGGCTCTCGGAGGCTCGTCTGATCGTCTCGACCGTGATCGAGGAGGGACGCTCCGCGAGACTGCTCGACCTCGATCCCGAGGCGGAGGTCGTCGTCAGGGCGCGAGACACCGCCACGGCTACGGCGCTGCTCGACCGGGGAGCGCTCGTCGTGACGGTGCCCGACGTCCTCGCTGGGAGACGCCTCGCGGAGGACATCGAACGTCTCGTCGAGGACGACGCGTACCGTGAGACGCTCCGGGAGCGAAACCAGGCCGAGGTCGACCGCCTGCGTGCGGGCACGCCCGAGGAGTGA
- a CDS encoding cation:proton antiporter, with product MTLGGIALATDFAIVVVAATLLGVLARKTRQPAIVAYLLTGIVVGPVLLGIVTEDELIEIMAELGLGFLLFVLGIEMRFERIKHILRSIVNIAVGQTVLQTALALAVAYALGFREMDVIVIALATVFGATPVIVKLLDEQGQIKTLPGRIDVGVLIVQDIYLVVVLALVGAGLTGPPAELAVDAAVILGLLVGLGVAAYLAYRYLLPRVMRVAAEDHHVLFIVCIAWAFVFIYVAESLDVTVEVGGFLAGLSLAQLPYSTEIKERMRPVTDFFLVVFFASIGLQLTADNLLAYWQEALVASAVMMVGNFLIMFYLIDREQFTPKTSFIGSVNMVQVSEFSLVVGALAVTQELIDEDVLGYLGLMALVTMSLSTYVIVYNERLYERAKPYLERFESEEKSDTDLEVHEDHAVVVGYDDLTREALSVLCEHFEDVVVVDRSPRNVEALSTADVEYAYGDFKHGDVRTEADLANAAFVLSASRNPEVGRRIVEETPAEATVLVSATTATDAEVLLEEGATYVIVENALAGEALADLVTEFLTDREAFSETVRELAKRIEGGESGGD from the coding sequence ATGACGCTGGGTGGGATCGCGCTCGCGACCGACTTCGCGATCGTCGTCGTCGCAGCGACGCTGCTCGGCGTGCTCGCGCGGAAGACGAGACAGCCGGCGATCGTCGCCTACCTCCTCACGGGGATCGTCGTCGGCCCCGTCCTCCTGGGGATCGTCACCGAGGACGAACTGATCGAGATCATGGCCGAACTCGGCCTCGGCTTCCTCCTGTTCGTCCTCGGGATCGAGATGCGCTTCGAACGGATCAAACACATCCTCCGCTCGATCGTCAACATCGCCGTCGGCCAGACGGTCCTCCAGACCGCGCTCGCGCTCGCGGTCGCCTACGCGCTCGGTTTCCGCGAGATGGACGTGATCGTCATCGCGCTCGCGACGGTCTTCGGTGCGACCCCGGTGATCGTGAAACTGCTCGACGAGCAGGGCCAGATAAAGACCCTGCCGGGGAGGATCGACGTCGGGGTACTGATCGTCCAGGACATCTACCTCGTCGTCGTCCTCGCGCTGGTGGGCGCAGGCCTCACCGGACCGCCGGCCGAACTCGCGGTCGACGCCGCCGTGATCCTCGGCCTGCTCGTCGGCCTCGGCGTCGCCGCCTATCTCGCCTACCGGTACCTCCTCCCGCGGGTGATGCGCGTGGCCGCAGAGGACCACCACGTCCTGTTCATCGTCTGTATCGCGTGGGCGTTCGTCTTCATCTACGTCGCCGAGAGCCTCGACGTCACCGTCGAGGTCGGCGGCTTCCTCGCCGGGCTCAGCCTCGCACAGCTCCCCTACAGCACGGAGATCAAAGAGCGGATGCGCCCGGTCACCGACTTCTTCCTCGTCGTCTTCTTCGCCTCGATCGGCCTCCAGCTCACCGCCGACAACCTCCTCGCCTACTGGCAGGAGGCGCTCGTCGCGAGCGCGGTGATGATGGTCGGGAACTTCCTCATCATGTTCTACCTGATCGACCGCGAGCAGTTCACCCCGAAGACCTCGTTCATCGGATCGGTGAACATGGTGCAGGTGAGCGAGTTCTCGCTCGTCGTCGGGGCGCTCGCGGTCACCCAGGAGCTGATCGACGAGGACGTCCTCGGGTATCTGGGGCTGATGGCGCTCGTGACGATGTCGCTTTCGACCTACGTCATCGTCTACAACGAACGGCTCTACGAGCGGGCGAAGCCGTACCTCGAACGGTTCGAGAGCGAGGAGAAGTCCGACACCGACCTCGAGGTTCACGAGGACCACGCCGTCGTCGTCGGCTACGACGACCTCACCCGGGAGGCGCTCTCCGTGCTCTGTGAGCACTTCGAGGACGTGGTCGTCGTCGACCGCTCGCCGCGAAACGTCGAGGCGCTCTCTACGGCCGACGTCGAGTACGCCTACGGCGACTTCAAACACGGCGACGTCCGCACGGAGGCCGACCTCGCGAACGCCGCGTTCGTCCTCTCTGCCAGCCGGAACCCGGAGGTCGGGAGACGGATCGTCGAGGAGACCCCGGCGGAGGCGACCGTCCTCGTCTCGGCGACGACGGCGACGGACGCGGAGGTGCTCCTCGAGGAGGGGGCGACCTACGTGATCGTCGAGAACGCGCTCGCGGGCGAGGCACTCGCCGACCTCGTCACGGAGTTCCTGACCGACCGGGAGGCGTTCTCCGAGACCGTGAGGGAGCTGGCGAAGCGGATCGAGGGTGGTGAGTCCGGTGGCGATTGA
- the priS gene encoding DNA primase small subunit PriS: protein MDERTRLYLRGRFGDHYRRVEITPPPGASEREWGYIPFSEGGTRMVRHRSVLDLGRIDDFLARERPRHVYFSTGTYDDPGANSMDEKGWRGSDLIFDLDADHLPGVELGEDSYAEMLATCKDALYRLLSFLDDDLGFSDLTVVFSGGRGYHVHVRDEGFREVEREGRREIVDYVRGIGLDLEALISTETVAGLGRKTPAEKRSLDTRGGWSRRAHEGVLTLVEEVSGMSEDRAIERLREFDAVGEGRARAALRAMAENRAAIEEGNVDVHPAFFPIVRQVAAETVKAENAPIDEPVTTDTNRLIRLPGSLHGGSGLSVVRLDREALEAFSPLADAVPDTFTGHEIAIETDEARVVELGGERHEVSEGHSTVPEYVGIFLMCRGWAEKGRER, encoded by the coding sequence ATGGACGAGCGGACGCGACTCTACCTGCGGGGACGCTTCGGCGACCACTACCGCAGGGTGGAGATCACGCCACCGCCGGGGGCGAGCGAGCGCGAGTGGGGCTACATCCCCTTCTCCGAGGGCGGTACGAGGATGGTCCGCCACCGATCGGTGCTCGACCTCGGCCGGATCGACGACTTCCTCGCTCGCGAGCGTCCCCGGCACGTCTACTTCTCGACGGGCACCTACGACGACCCCGGGGCGAACTCGATGGACGAGAAGGGTTGGCGGGGATCGGACCTGATCTTCGACCTCGACGCCGATCACCTACCGGGGGTAGAACTCGGCGAGGACAGCTACGCCGAGATGCTCGCGACCTGCAAGGACGCGCTCTACAGACTGCTCTCGTTTCTCGACGACGACCTCGGCTTTTCGGACCTCACCGTCGTCTTCTCCGGCGGCCGTGGTTACCACGTTCACGTCAGGGACGAGGGCTTCAGGGAGGTCGAGCGCGAGGGCCGGCGCGAGATCGTCGACTACGTGCGGGGGATCGGTCTCGACCTGGAGGCGTTGATCTCGACCGAGACCGTCGCCGGGCTCGGACGGAAGACGCCCGCGGAGAAGCGGAGCCTCGACACCAGGGGCGGGTGGAGCCGTCGCGCCCACGAGGGCGTGCTGACCCTCGTCGAGGAGGTGAGCGGGATGAGCGAGGATCGGGCGATCGAGCGGCTCAGGGAGTTCGACGCCGTCGGCGAGGGAAGAGCACGGGCGGCGCTGCGGGCGATGGCGGAGAACCGGGCCGCGATCGAGGAGGGTAACGTCGACGTCCACCCCGCGTTCTTCCCTATCGTCAGGCAGGTCGCGGCCGAGACGGTGAAGGCGGAGAACGCCCCGATCGACGAGCCCGTGACGACCGACACGAACCGGCTCATCCGGCTACCGGGCAGTCTCCACGGCGGGAGCGGGCTCTCGGTCGTTCGACTCGACAGAGAGGCGCTGGAGGCGTTCTCGCCGCTCGCAGACGCCGTCCCCGACACGTTTACCGGCCACGAGATCGCGATCGAGACCGACGAGGCACGGGTCGTCGAACTCGGCGGGGAGCGCCACGAGGTGTCCGAGGGCCACTCGACGGTCCCGGAGTACGTCGGGATCTTCCTCATGTGTCGCGGCTGGGCGGAGAAGGGACGCGAGCGGTGA
- a CDS encoding MFS transporter produces MDGDDRSIARFTALSHATFHGYELSIPVFVVVWLDTFSVTAATLGLVLAAGFALVGIGGPPCGVLADRYGSKRLVLCSIGGMGLSFALIALSPNVLVLTFALVVWGAAASLYHPAGLSLISRGAEARGTVLGYHGAAGSVGTALGPSLALGLLVVLDWRSVAFAFVLPALFAVALGLWIDVGEGDVREGDAGTTEATADGGHVRSFLDSSRSLLTGSFLVVFAVVMTYGIYYRGLTSFLPDVLSRLAIAEPVAVGGGTIDPAQAVYVGLLLVGVLGQYAGGRLTDRVASIERALVATFLVLALASLAFVPAAGMGIVALAAVCAVIGFAMYVFAPMGQALIAETVPADLHGLSYGYTYFGTFGVGALGASLAGATLTYATWPALFGLLTAVAVVCAAIAGWLAVRQ; encoded by the coding sequence ATGGACGGTGACGACCGGTCGATCGCCCGCTTCACGGCGCTGAGCCACGCGACGTTCCACGGCTACGAGCTCTCGATCCCCGTCTTCGTCGTGGTCTGGCTCGACACGTTCTCGGTGACCGCGGCGACGCTCGGTCTCGTTCTCGCCGCCGGCTTCGCACTCGTCGGCATCGGCGGGCCGCCCTGTGGCGTCCTCGCGGATCGCTACGGCTCGAAACGCCTCGTCCTCTGTTCGATCGGCGGGATGGGCCTCTCGTTCGCGCTCATCGCGCTCTCGCCGAACGTCCTCGTGCTGACGTTCGCGCTCGTTGTCTGGGGGGCGGCGGCGAGTCTCTACCACCCGGCAGGCCTCTCGCTGATCAGCCGGGGCGCGGAGGCCCGTGGAACCGTCCTCGGCTACCACGGCGCGGCCGGGAGCGTCGGCACCGCCCTCGGCCCGTCGCTCGCGCTCGGACTGCTCGTCGTCCTCGACTGGCGGTCCGTCGCGTTCGCCTTCGTCCTCCCCGCGCTGTTCGCGGTCGCGCTCGGCCTGTGGATCGACGTCGGGGAGGGAGACGTACGGGAGGGTGACGCCGGTACGACGGAGGCGACCGCCGACGGCGGCCACGTCCGATCGTTTCTCGACTCCTCTCGCTCGCTTCTCACCGGGAGTTTCCTCGTCGTCTTCGCGGTCGTGATGACCTACGGGATCTACTACCGGGGGCTGACCTCCTTCCTCCCGGACGTGCTCTCCCGTCTCGCGATCGCGGAACCGGTCGCCGTCGGCGGCGGGACGATCGACCCGGCGCAGGCGGTCTACGTCGGCCTGCTGCTCGTGGGTGTCCTCGGCCAGTACGCTGGCGGGCGACTGACCGACCGCGTCGCGAGCATCGAGCGCGCGCTCGTCGCGACCTTCCTCGTGCTCGCGCTCGCGTCGCTCGCGTTCGTTCCGGCCGCGGGAATGGGGATCGTCGCGCTCGCGGCGGTCTGTGCGGTCATCGGGTTCGCGATGTACGTCTTCGCGCCGATGGGGCAGGCGCTGATCGCGGAGACGGTCCCAGCGGACCTCCACGGCCTCTCCTACGGCTACACCTACTTCGGGACCTTCGGCGTCGGTGCGCTCGGCGCGTCGCTCGCGGGCGCGACGCTGACCTACGCGACCTGGCCGGCGCTGTTCGGACTGCTCACCGCGGTCGCGGTCGTCTGTGCGGCCATCGCGGGCTGGCTCGCGGTTCGACAGTGA
- a CDS encoding type II toxin-antitoxin system VapC family toxin → MASGRLFDASALVDLLVGTEGRTVDIDVVFDEAILDLTIYETANAVWKIGIALDRLADDDVDEAVALLDKLTREMRIESAVTTDLERAVELARRVGLTVYDAAYLAVAERDELAVVTEDRALRDGCLREEIPVETVADLTG, encoded by the coding sequence GTGGCTTCGGGCCGACTGTTCGACGCAAGCGCGCTCGTGGATCTCCTCGTCGGAACGGAGGGGAGGACCGTCGATATCGACGTCGTTTTCGACGAGGCCATCCTGGATCTCACGATCTACGAGACGGCCAACGCGGTCTGGAAGATCGGGATCGCCCTGGATCGACTCGCGGACGACGATGTCGACGAAGCCGTTGCCCTCCTCGACAAGCTCACTCGTGAGATGCGAATCGAGAGCGCGGTCACCACCGATCTCGAGCGGGCGGTCGAACTCGCACGCCGGGTGGGACTTACGGTCTACGACGCGGCGTACCTCGCAGTCGCAGAGCGCGATGAACTGGCGGTAGTCACGGAGGACCGCGCGCTTCGGGATGGGTGTCTCCGCGAGGAGATCCCCGTCGAGACCGTCGCAGACCTCACGGGGTAG
- a CDS encoding RtcB family protein — protein MRTYTAGGITLERVRENVWEIPREGEMRVPARVLASEALLEEISEDKTLSQLKNSTQLPGITSHAICMPDGHQGYGFPVGGVGAMDAETGCLSPGAVGYDINCGVRMVRTNLTYEDVEGREEELVNALFDAIPSGLGGGGVVESGIETVNAVLEEGVEWAVREGYATEGDLARCEDEGRRPDADPDAISQKAKDRGKNQLGSLGSGNHFLEVQRVTDVFDAEIAEAYGLREEGVVVLIHCGSRGLGHQTCNDYLRRIEREHGDLLASLPDKELAAAPAGSDLAEAYYGAMCAAINFAWVNRQLITHGTREVFERVFDRSWEDLGMELLYDVAHNIAKKEVHEVGLDTRGNAVPADRAESFEDRELYVHRKGATRAFPAGREEVPRTYRDVGQPVIIPGSMGAGSYVLCGGEHSMRETFGSTAHGAGRLMSRTQAKQEFWGGDVQDELRGQKVYVKAQSGATVAEEAPGVYKDVDEVVRVSDALGIGDKVARTFPVCNIKG, from the coding sequence ATGAGAACCTACACCGCCGGCGGGATCACGTTGGAGCGGGTTCGTGAGAACGTCTGGGAGATCCCACGGGAGGGGGAGATGCGCGTCCCGGCCAGAGTGCTCGCGAGCGAGGCGCTCCTGGAGGAGATCTCCGAGGACAAGACGCTCTCGCAGCTGAAGAACTCCACGCAGCTCCCGGGAATCACGAGCCACGCGATCTGCATGCCCGACGGCCACCAGGGCTACGGCTTTCCCGTCGGAGGAGTCGGCGCGATGGACGCCGAGACGGGCTGTCTCTCGCCCGGCGCGGTCGGCTACGACATCAACTGCGGGGTGCGGATGGTCCGGACGAACCTCACCTACGAGGACGTCGAGGGACGGGAGGAGGAGCTGGTGAACGCGCTGTTCGACGCGATCCCCTCCGGACTCGGCGGCGGCGGCGTCGTCGAGAGCGGTATCGAGACAGTGAACGCGGTGCTCGAAGAGGGCGTCGAGTGGGCCGTCCGCGAGGGCTACGCCACCGAGGGCGATCTCGCGCGGTGTGAGGACGAAGGCCGGCGGCCGGACGCCGACCCCGACGCCATCTCCCAGAAGGCGAAGGACCGGGGGAAGAACCAGTTGGGGAGCCTCGGGAGCGGGAACCACTTCCTCGAGGTCCAGCGGGTGACCGACGTCTTCGACGCCGAGATCGCGGAGGCGTACGGCCTGCGCGAGGAGGGTGTCGTCGTGCTGATCCACTGCGGGAGCCGCGGGCTCGGCCACCAGACGTGTAACGACTACCTCCGGCGGATCGAGCGCGAGCACGGCGACTTACTCGCCTCGTTGCCCGACAAGGAACTCGCCGCCGCACCCGCCGGCTCCGACCTCGCGGAGGCGTACTACGGCGCGATGTGTGCCGCGATCAACTTCGCGTGGGTGAACCGCCAGCTGATCACCCACGGGACGAGAGAGGTGTTCGAGCGGGTGTTCGACCGGTCGTGGGAGGACCTGGGGATGGAGCTGCTCTACGACGTCGCGCACAACATCGCGAAGAAGGAGGTCCACGAGGTCGGTTTGGATACCCGTGGGAACGCGGTACCGGCCGACCGCGCGGAGTCGTTCGAGGACCGCGAGCTCTACGTCCACCGGAAGGGTGCGACGCGGGCCTTTCCCGCCGGTCGCGAGGAGGTCCCGAGGACCTACCGCGACGTCGGCCAGCCGGTGATCATCCCGGGGAGCATGGGCGCGGGCAGCTACGTGCTCTGTGGCGGCGAGCACTCGATGCGCGAGACGTTCGGCTCGACGGCCCACGGCGCGGGGAGGCTGATGAGTCGGACGCAGGCGAAACAGGAGTTCTGGGGCGGCGACGTGCAGGACGAGCTGCGGGGCCAGAAGGTGTACGTCAAGGCCCAGAGCGGTGCGACCGTGGCGGAGGAGGCCCCCGGGGTGTACAAGGATGTCGACGAAGTGGTGCGGGTGAGCGACGCCCTAGGCATCGGGGACAAAGTGGCGAGGACGTTCCCGGTCTGTAACATCAAGGGGTAG
- a CDS encoding archease: protein MVTVNSRADEPDAVYELRAHTADVAIEARAGSRDTVFAAVADGLTAAHCEAVPEAGERFSFAIAAESEEALLFDYLDELIYERDVRDVLPADHEVRTEEAGGEWRLEASARGVPIGSIEAREIKAVTYSEMRLEECEEGWYAYVVFDV from the coding sequence ATGGTAACGGTGAACTCCCGGGCCGACGAACCGGACGCCGTGTACGAACTCAGGGCGCACACGGCCGACGTCGCGATCGAAGCCCGCGCCGGGAGCCGCGATACGGTCTTCGCCGCCGTCGCGGACGGCCTGACCGCCGCCCACTGCGAAGCGGTACCCGAGGCGGGCGAGCGTTTTTCCTTCGCTATCGCGGCGGAGAGCGAGGAGGCGTTGCTCTTCGACTACCTCGACGAACTGATCTACGAACGCGACGTCCGCGACGTGCTCCCGGCCGACCACGAGGTCCGGACCGAGGAGGCTGGTGGGGAGTGGCGACTGGAGGCGAGCGCGCGAGGTGTCCCGATCGGATCGATCGAGGCGCGCGAGATCAAGGCGGTCACCTACTCGGAGATGCGTCTCGAGGAGTGCGAGGAGGGATGGTACGCGTACGTGGTGTTCGACGTCTAG
- a CDS encoding cation:proton antiporter: MALETYDVGLVVFGLVFLAVAVLPRLVSERPISMPIFYVGFGMVVFALPLTIPAPDPLEQGQATERLAEFVVIIALMAVGLKIDRPPGLRAWASTWRLLAITMPLSIVGAALLGWWLVGLLAPTAILLGAVIAPTDPVLASEVQVEEPGESSEEESHPGEGGELEVPFALTSEAGLNDGLAFPFTNLAVAIALVGLSPGNWLGEWLLIDVVYRIVAGGAFGLLLGWVLARLVFATMPETRVGQSVKGIEAVGATLIVYGLTELAGGYGFIAVFVAAVTIRNYERSHEYNQSLHEIAELSEQTVMAILMVLFGGAIVGGLLGPLTDRAILAAVAILLLVRPIAGVVGLLGFDRDWSERLAISFFGIRGIGSFYYLAYGLNQAAFADADLLWATVGLVVLLSIVLHGISATLVMDRLDVA; this comes from the coding sequence ATGGCGCTCGAAACGTACGACGTCGGCCTCGTCGTCTTCGGCCTCGTCTTTCTCGCGGTCGCTGTGTTGCCTCGGCTGGTCTCGGAACGGCCTATCTCGATGCCCATCTTCTACGTCGGGTTCGGGATGGTGGTCTTCGCGCTCCCGTTGACGATCCCGGCGCCCGATCCGCTCGAACAGGGCCAGGCGACCGAGCGCCTCGCCGAGTTCGTCGTCATCATCGCCCTGATGGCCGTCGGGTTGAAGATTGATCGACCGCCAGGACTCAGAGCGTGGGCCTCGACGTGGCGCCTGTTGGCAATCACCATGCCGCTTTCGATCGTAGGGGCAGCGTTGCTCGGCTGGTGGCTCGTCGGTCTCCTCGCTCCGACGGCGATCCTCCTCGGCGCGGTCATCGCCCCGACCGATCCGGTACTCGCCTCCGAGGTGCAGGTAGAGGAGCCGGGCGAGAGCAGCGAGGAGGAATCACACCCGGGTGAGGGCGGCGAACTGGAGGTCCCGTTCGCGCTCACTTCGGAGGCCGGGCTGAACGACGGCCTCGCCTTCCCGTTTACGAACCTCGCGGTCGCGATCGCGCTGGTGGGACTCTCCCCCGGAAACTGGCTCGGCGAGTGGCTCCTGATCGATGTCGTCTACCGGATCGTCGCGGGCGGAGCCTTCGGACTCCTCCTCGGGTGGGTCCTCGCCCGCCTCGTCTTCGCGACGATGCCCGAGACGAGGGTCGGCCAGTCCGTCAAGGGGATCGAGGCGGTGGGGGCGACGCTGATCGTCTACGGGCTCACCGAACTCGCGGGCGGGTATGGCTTCATCGCCGTCTTCGTCGCCGCCGTGACGATTCGTAACTACGAACGCTCGCACGAGTACAACCAGTCGCTGCACGAGATCGCCGAACTCTCCGAACAGACGGTGATGGCGATCCTCATGGTGCTCTTCGGAGGCGCGATCGTCGGCGGTCTCCTGGGACCGCTGACCGATCGAGCGATCCTCGCCGCGGTCGCGATCCTCCTCCTCGTTCGACCGATTGCGGGCGTCGTCGGCCTCCTCGGGTTCGACCGCGACTGGTCAGAACGGCTCGCGATCTCCTTTTTCGGCATTCGGGGGATCGGCTCGTTCTACTACCTCGCCTACGGGCTCAACCAGGCGGCGTTCGCGGACGCGGACCTCCTCTGGGCGACGGTGGGACTGGTCGTCCTGCTCTCGATCGTCCTCCACGGCATCTCGGCGACGCTGGTGATGGACCGCCTCGACGTCGCCTAG
- a CDS encoding aldo/keto reductase, with translation MEYVTVDGTDVPALGFGTARMDGYDEQYRAVSTALESGYRHIDTAQIYGSEGAVGDAIVESDVDREELFVTTKLADGNRDHDAVLESTGESLDRLGTEYVDLLLIHAPNDRVSHEETIGAMNELQEEGSVRHVGVSNFSVRETAEAMELSETPILTNQVKYHPYESQRDLLAFCIDEGVMLTAYSPLAVGDVVGDEVLESIGERYGKSAAQVAIRWLLQQPMVSTIPMSSSPGHIRENVDVFDFELDDEEVRELFDLQGGLPEDLADRLGV, from the coding sequence ATGGAGTACGTCACCGTCGACGGTACGGACGTACCGGCGCTGGGGTTCGGCACCGCCCGGATGGATGGGTACGACGAGCAGTACCGCGCCGTCTCGACCGCGCTCGAGTCCGGCTACCGACATATCGACACCGCGCAGATCTACGGCAGCGAGGGCGCGGTCGGCGACGCGATCGTGGAGAGTGACGTCGACCGCGAGGAGCTGTTCGTCACCACCAAACTCGCGGACGGAAACCGCGATCACGACGCGGTTCTGGAGTCGACGGGAGAGAGCCTCGACCGCCTGGGGACGGAGTACGTCGATCTGCTGTTGATCCACGCGCCGAACGACCGTGTGAGCCACGAGGAGACGATCGGGGCGATGAACGAGCTCCAGGAGGAGGGGAGTGTCAGACACGTCGGCGTCAGCAACTTCTCGGTCCGAGAGACGGCGGAGGCGATGGAGCTCTCGGAGACGCCGATCCTGACGAACCAGGTGAAGTACCACCCCTACGAGTCCCAGAGGGATCTCCTGGCGTTCTGTATCGACGAGGGCGTGATGCTGACCGCCTATAGCCCGCTCGCGGTCGGGGACGTCGTCGGCGACGAGGTGCTGGAGTCGATCGGGGAGCGATACGGGAAGAGCGCCGCGCAGGTGGCGATCCGGTGGCTGCTCCAGCAGCCGATGGTCTCGACGATCCCGATGTCGTCTTCTCCTGGACACATCCGAGAGAACGTCGACGTCTTCGACTTCGAACTGGACGACGAGGAGGTGCGCGAGCTGTTCGACCTCCAGGGCGGACTCCCGGAGGACCTCGCGGACCGGCTCGGGGTGTAG